CGGCCATGGTTATACTCTTGGCTCTTGGTATATTTATGCCTATGTGGGATCTTGGAAATGCGGTTCAGGGTCGCAAATAAGAAATAGGAAAAAGGAAGAAAGCTAATGCAACAAAACTTTCAGGAAAGACAGGTTAATAGCGATGCTTTTTTGGTCTCTAAAACAGATACCAAGGGCAGGATAATATACTGCAACGTACCTTTTGCTCAAATAGTAGGAGCAAAAGGTAATGAGCTTATCGGTAAGCCTCACAACATCGTAAGGCATCCTGATATGCCTCGCATAGTGTTTAAAATTTTATGGGAGTATGTAAAAAATAAAAAAGAAGTTTTTGCTTATGTTAAAAACAAAAGCTTTGACGGTTCTTTTTACTGGGTATTTGCCAACGTAACCGCATCCTTGGATCAAAAAGGCGAAATTATCGGTTATTATTCTGTTCGCCGTAAGCCAAATCCAAAAGCGCTAGATGTTATTATACCGCTCTATAAGCAACTTTTAGAAGCCGAAAAAAACGGCGGAATGGACGCTTCATCAAAACTTCTTGATAGCATATTGCAAGAAAAAAATAAAAGTTACGATGAGCTAATGAATAACTTGCAAAGACTATAAACCAAGGAAGAAAATGTTTTTTAAGAAAGAAAAAGTAAATTACGATGAAATTTTAAACGTAGTCGAGCAGGCTAGAAACGGCTTTTTAGAACCTAGAATTTTACAAATCGACCCAAATTCGCAGATCGGTAAAATCGCTCTTGGAATAAACGATTTACTTGATCAAATCGAAGCCTTACAGCGAGAAATGGGAACCTGCGTAAAATCTGCAGAAAACGGAATAACATATAGGAATATCTTTACGGAAGGTTTTCGCGGCCTTTTTAAAAGCAACGCCGTTTCGATGAGCGAGGGCGTAGAGGGCATAAAAGCCGGGCAAAAAGGCAAGGTAAGAGGTCTGCTTTCGGAGAAATTTAGCGAACTAGGAAACGGTAACGACGGTATCTTGGAAGTACAAAACGACCTAAATCAAAGCATTAAAAATCTAACTCAAATAGCTACTATGGCGCAAGATACTTCGTCTAAGGCAAACGAAAGTATGTCTGCGGTAAGCGAGCTAAGCGTTAATATGGGCGACCTTGAACTCCTGATAACCCAGTCTACGGAAGCTATTAGAAATTTAACGCATAGAACCGAGGAGATTTCTTCGGTTGTAAATTTAATCAAAGATATCGCCGAGCAGACGAATTTACTTGCTCTTAACGCCGCTATAGAAGCCGCTAGAGCCGGTGAACACGGTAGAGGCTTTGCCGTCGTCGCCGACGAAGTACGCAAACTAGCCGAAAATACGCAAAAAGCCACTAGCGAGATAGGTATAAACATCCAAACGCTTCAGCAACAAACAAACGATTTAAACGAAAATTCCAACAAAATCACGCAAATAGCGCAAGTAGCCAATGTAAGCGTAGCTAAATTTAAAGATGCCGTAAACGTCTTT
The nucleotide sequence above comes from uncultured Campylobacter sp.. Encoded proteins:
- a CDS encoding PAS domain-containing protein, translating into MQQNFQERQVNSDAFLVSKTDTKGRIIYCNVPFAQIVGAKGNELIGKPHNIVRHPDMPRIVFKILWEYVKNKKEVFAYVKNKSFDGSFYWVFANVTASLDQKGEIIGYYSVRRKPNPKALDVIIPLYKQLLEAEKNGGMDASSKLLDSILQEKNKSYDELMNNLQRL